Proteins encoded within one genomic window of Rubritalea squalenifaciens DSM 18772:
- a CDS encoding YiiX/YebB-like N1pC/P60 family cysteine hydrolase encodes MKNWIILFISLFLSTLTSIAEWRDGDIILQETAGQQAEVVKLATKSNWTHTGVVFIHQGTPMVLEAVQPVRVTALKDFLKRSHRGNYQVMRLKDPSPLTQSSISKAHLWAKEQVGKQYDAQFLWSDNHLYCSELVWKVFQSCANVELCKPKTIRDYDLSHPKVQALIKQRYGSVNRLPLSEKVVAPSDIAESPLLEIVDRPSKKG; translated from the coding sequence ATGAAAAACTGGATCATTTTATTCATATCCCTGTTCCTCAGCACACTCACATCCATCGCCGAATGGAGAGACGGTGACATTATCCTGCAGGAAACAGCTGGTCAGCAAGCGGAGGTCGTCAAACTCGCCACAAAGTCCAATTGGACCCACACTGGTGTCGTATTCATCCACCAAGGTACCCCCATGGTCCTTGAAGCTGTCCAGCCAGTACGCGTGACCGCCCTCAAGGACTTCCTCAAGCGCAGCCACCGAGGCAACTATCAGGTCATGCGTCTGAAAGACCCTTCTCCACTGACACAAAGCAGCATCAGCAAAGCCCACCTCTGGGCCAAAGAGCAAGTTGGCAAGCAATACGACGCTCAATTCCTGTGGTCAGACAACCACCTCTATTGCTCCGAACTCGTCTGGAAGGTCTTTCAAAGCTGTGCCAACGTCGAGCTCTGTAAACCCAAGACGATCCGTGACTACGACCTCAGTCACCCAAAAGTCCAAGCCCTCATCAAACAGCGCTACGGCTCCGTCAACCGCCTCCCACTCAGCGAAAAAGTAGTCGCTCCATCTGACATCGCCGAGTCACCTCTGCTAGAGATCGTCGACAGACCTTCCAAGAAGGGCTAG
- a CDS encoding outer membrane lipoprotein-sorting protein, whose amino-acid sequence MIRQAMIALCVCAGAMTSVVKADEAAERILATARYVSTLQHQDLHGHMTKDGKKMPVSLFLRGDDIQFHYKIKGQPNRFHMRLKDDMFDLFEIKNGKTLKFNDNKMAETINGTDLTYEDLSMRFLYWKDAKVEGQERVNGQPCYKLRLINPNKNVGDYQIVYVWVHSKQGALMKVVGYNAAGKPLKQFQVTDIMRVGNEYTLRRMRVESIDAASNKFTGVTYLEFDKPTKVRQAEGKPMR is encoded by the coding sequence ATGATAAGACAAGCAATGATCGCTCTGTGCGTGTGTGCAGGTGCTATGACAAGTGTGGTAAAGGCTGATGAAGCGGCCGAACGCATTCTGGCGACAGCACGCTACGTATCCACTCTTCAACATCAGGATCTGCATGGTCATATGACCAAGGATGGCAAGAAGATGCCGGTATCTCTATTCCTTCGTGGGGACGATATCCAGTTCCACTACAAGATCAAAGGTCAGCCTAACCGTTTCCACATGAGGCTGAAAGACGACATGTTTGATCTCTTTGAGATCAAGAATGGAAAGACGCTCAAATTTAATGATAACAAGATGGCGGAAACCATCAATGGAACTGACCTGACTTACGAGGACTTGTCCATGCGCTTCCTGTATTGGAAAGACGCCAAAGTCGAGGGGCAGGAGAGAGTCAATGGCCAGCCATGTTACAAGCTACGCCTGATCAACCCGAATAAGAATGTGGGTGACTACCAGATCGTTTATGTTTGGGTTCACAGCAAGCAGGGCGCTTTGATGAAAGTCGTTGGCTACAATGCTGCTGGTAAGCCGCTCAAGCAGTTCCAGGTCACGGATATCATGCGAGTAGGGAATGAATACACCCTGCGCCGCATGCGTGTGGAGAGCATCGATGCGGCTTCCAACAAGTTTACTGGTGTGACTTACCTAGAGTTCGATAAGCCCACCAAGGTGAGACAAGCAGAGGGTAAGCCGATGCGATAA